CTACTGGATGCGTTGGAGCCCCGGCGGAAAGCTGCTGCGCTTCACGGTCATCGATACGCTGTCGCACACCGTGGGCATCTACGAGCTATCTCAGGCCGACCATACCGCTAAGCGCATTTTGACGGGTTTCTCGCAGCCATCGAGCGAATGCTGCGGCGTTTGGATGGCTGACGGCTCCTCGTACATTTTTCAGAGCAGCCACGGCGGCAGCGAAAACCTCTGGCAACTTGCTGGAAACAATACAACTTCTCCCCGCCAGATTACAGACGGGCCGCTTCAGTTCCAATCGCCGGTAGCCTCGCGGACCGGGCATACTATCTATTTTCAAGGCGTGGATGCCCGCTCGGAGATGCTGCGCGTCTCGGCGTCAGGCGATCTGGTCCCGGAAAGCTCGTTCCTCGCAAATGCTGTACGCGTGGACTACTCGCGCGACGGAAACTGGGTCGCCTGGGTGGACATCAATGGCCTGCTCTGGCGGGCGAGGACGAATGGCAGCGAGCGACTGCAGCTCTCGCCGGACGGCACCTTTGTCTTTATGGCGCGTTGGTCGCCGGATGGGAACCGTCTTGCCCTGATGGCGCGCGAGCCCGGTAAAGCCTGGAAAATCTATGTGATGCCAGCGGCGGGCGGTGAATTCCAGCCGCTGCTGAATGAAGATCGCAACGAGGCAGACCCGACCTGGCTACCGGATGGGAAGACGCTCGTGTTCGGGCGCCTGAATGATCTGCTCGGTAAAGAGAGTGCCGAGCGCGGCCTCTACCTGCTGCACGTGGATACACGTCAGGTTGAGCAACTCCCTGATTCTGCCGGCCTGTTCAGCCCTCGCACCTCGCCGGATGGCCGTTACATCGCGGCGATGACGCTGAATCAAAAAGAGTTGCGTATCTTTGATCTGGGTCAGCGCACCTGGAAGACGTTGGCGACCAACTCCGCAGCCGACCCTTTCTGGGCACCGGACAGCAAGTCGGTTTACGTACATGCATCGCTTGACCCGAGTCAGCCGATCGAACGCATCTCCGTTCCGGATGGCACGATCAAGGTGCTAGTGCGGTTGTCGGACTCGCGTGCGCAGGGCGCGGTCGATTTCATCTTCGGAGGGGTGACTCCCGATGGAATCCCGCTTGTACGCTCCCGGGTCTTCACGGGAAACCTCTTCTCGCTGGACCTCGATAAGTAGATTGGCTGGCCGCAAGTAACTGTCAGCAATACATTTAACTGTTGACAACTAATTGATGCACGAAAGGCGACCGCTGCATTGCGATGATGCTGCAGCTTTAGGCCTCTTGGAGTGGTTATGCGATATTTTGGTGCACTTTCTCTCGCCCTCGCTTCGGGCGCCTTCTCGGTCGCCCTGCTGGGCGCTCCGCTGGTCGCGCAGACTGCGCCCGCTTCTTCGGCTCACAC
Above is a genomic segment from Granulicella cerasi containing:
- a CDS encoding winged helix-turn-helix domain-containing protein yields the protein MPHSQDNSRLSFGLFEVDLSSGELWKAGFRIKLQSQPFKVLTCLLERPGQVVTREELQERLWGKDTVVDFDHSLGTAVNKIREALGDSADNPRFVETLARRGYRFVAPVTRINMPVPAIAEEPVTDFTLIEQTLSPQEVSHSVAGPMETSQAAVTVLEAPVVEVAQARQSIDFLPWIAATFVVVLALFSGYIVGRGHGSSAPPHIVQITHSGHLAPLDKSTENFSAAVTDGPYLYAPMLESGRFGLAAIEIAGGNSIPLQIPSDVPGPTLGDISPDGSHLLVRDHLSPDSEQPLWIVPPIGGSAQRVGSVLAHDATWMPDGVNILYANGNDLYTARINGGAPQKFASLPGRAYWMRWSPGGKLLRFTVIDTLSHTVGIYELSQADHTAKRILTGFSQPSSECCGVWMADGSSYIFQSSHGGSENLWQLAGNNTTSPRQITDGPLQFQSPVASRTGHTIYFQGVDARSEMLRVSASGDLVPESSFLANAVRVDYSRDGNWVAWVDINGLLWRARTNGSERLQLSPDGTFVFMARWSPDGNRLALMAREPGKAWKIYVMPAAGGEFQPLLNEDRNEADPTWLPDGKTLVFGRLNDLLGKESAERGLYLLHVDTRQVEQLPDSAGLFSPRTSPDGRYIAAMTLNQKELRIFDLGQRTWKTLATNSAADPFWAPDSKSVYVHASLDPSQPIERISVPDGTIKVLVRLSDSRAQGAVDFIFGGVTPDGIPLVRSRVFTGNLFSLDLDK